The DNA region atatacacatttggggggggggggagaaagaTGAGGCGGGTAGTGCAAATCCCGCCCCTTGCCTGTCACCTCTTTGGGGTTGAGAAAACCCGTGCAAGGTAAAGTGGGGCAGGGCAGGTTAAGCGGGGTGGAAATTTTTGCCATCTCTAAATTACATGCTTTGATTAGATTTAGAACTTGATAACAATAAGGGCTTCACAGTGAGGGGTTATTACAGGGTTCTACTTGGCAATGGTGACCAATCTTTCCTTTGGAAGAGCATATGGAAATCAAAGATTCCATCTAGAGTTGCTTTCTTTAGCTGGACTGCCACTTTCGGGAAAATCCTGACGATTAACAATTTATGGAGAAAGAAAATATGGCCTTTggattggtgctatatgtgtaaaCTCAATGGGGAATCAGTTAATCACCTTTTACTGCATTGCCCTGTTGACATAGAATTATCGGCTATGGTTTTGGGTTTATCTGGAGTTTATTGGGTGATGCCGAAGACTGTTGTGGATTTATTAGATTCTTGACCAGGTCACTTTAGATGCCATTGGAATGGACTTTTGTGGATGTCTGCTCcacattgtttgatgtggtgcataTGAAGGAAGAGGAACAGTAGGAGCTTTGAGGACACAAAAAGGACTATGCCTGaccttaagatttttttttagaacctCATTGGATTGGATGTCAgtcatttttttgataagtagaaaAGGGGATGTGAAATTGGATGCCAGTCATACATGGTCATTCTTTATGTTCTGTCATTGATTTATTAGATTCATGTAATTTGTGTGTGATTGTTTGGTCCCCTGCTGTATACTCCATGTATACAGGGTTGACTctatttttatatcaataaagaTTGcattacttacaaaaaaaaagaaaaaaagaaaaatgtttagaTAAGTTAAGCAACATACCAACACTTTCTCCAAGGTGCATTGAGATTGAATTTAGTTGGGCTTTATTCTCGTAAAGGCGATTCACAGCCTTTCTTGACATCACAATTTCCTTTGCAAGTGCCTGGATTTAATTCACACAAGaatttcaaaagtaaaataatgGAAAAGATGAAAGCTCAATAATAACATTGTAACAGTAGTAGACATTCAATGTAAGGTGAACATCCAAGCATTCCGTGTGGCTAAACCTAGACTGACTGAGATGCATATGCCCACATAAAAATTGAACTTAGACACACATGCAAGAGGGATATAATACTCCATCAGTCCTTTAATCTAGGAAGCACGGACAAGGACACGGGTATGACATGGTGACACAagcaatttctgaaaaattataacataaagCTGGTACGACATGGATACAACACAGGTAAGACACCCTAAATGAAGTGCCCATGCTTCCTAGCCTTTAATTTACCCTTGCAATCAGGACAGTATTATTCCTGaaaccaagaaagaaagaacacaGACAAAAAGACCCGCTGGACCACATAATTAACTGCATTTCCTTTCAATTACATAACCTGTTCACAACCCACAAATCCTTCAAGGAATCTATGACTTTAGGAACTTTTTAAACTTAGGAACAACCTAAGACAACACTGATAGAGTTTGAGAGCACATCAAACATACCAATCCTTGATTCTTCTAACAAATCTTAAGTCATCATAACAGTTCAATATTTCCAAAGTCCCATCTTCCTTTCAAAGATCTTAAATAAATatacatacccaaaaaaaaaaaatttgttttaacacAAAATGAATAATGGAACCATCAggaaagaaagcaataaaattgacaaatttaccTTTGCTGAGCCCATGTCATTTCTCTTGGCAGCCTCTCTAATTGCTTTATGCAcactcttctcctctctctgaACATCTAGAAAAACCAACCCACGAAAatttttttagacaaaaaatCCATCATCAAAACACAAAATCGGACAACCCCATCAATCTAAAAATCCAATCTTTGAAACCcattaaaccaaaacaaacaaaaaagttgacgaattcaaacaaaattcagtaatttcaaccaaaaaaaaaaaccccataaatcaaaatttacattacttaacaaaaaaagagagagagaaaaaagagaacatGCCTCTGATCTGTCGCTCGATGTTGCGGCACTCTTGGCGAAGGCGTCGCTGCCAACCTCTCAATTGCTCTTGTGGGTTAGCTTTGGGCTTTAACATGCTCTTAAATTTGtccatgttttgtttttgtttttgttttttctatgcCTTTCAAAGAAAAGTGAAGAGGATTCAGAACTCAGATgaactaactaaaaaaaaagagcttcaGAAGATGATATTCTGCTTTGGATCAAATCTCAAAGCATCTACTCGTTCTCATTTTCCGCGTTTGTTTCCTAGGAAAAGTATCTGGTACTTTTGCgggaaaaaggaaaggaaaaaaaaaaagtctagccGGGGTCCAGGGGTGGCTGCGTTAGAACGATGTCGTTTGttgtttaactttttatttttttgagagagtttcatcCTATGATGTTCactataactttttattatcagaccaagacactaatcaatttttggtgtaagcgaaGATTGAAccttagatctcttattcaacaattaaaaactttaacAGTTGAGCTAGTTGAAACTCATTATTTGTTGCTTAACTTGGTTATAAAGCAACTACGCCGTTTTGCTACTTTTATGTTTGgttccatgaaaaaaaaaatttgactataAAAtatccctcaaaaaaaaatgttttcaaagtaTTTGGTTGTCTTTTAAAATatgatgaaaaacattttttaaatagattttatcatttctcaagcacatatataataaaaaaggaaaattttagataaaagaaATTGTGATTAGGGACTGACGGTGGCGGTCACCAACGACAATGGTTGGTCATTGGAGACGGGAAACGATAgtaagaggggggggggggtgttggggAATTGAGGTTTAGTTGCTAAGTTTTGAGTAAGAtgaaaattgaaagataaaacTGTATTCTACTATAAATGCCTTTATTTTATGATCAACCGGAAAAACAATTTTTGGTTGATCAACATTTTCCGTTGCTGTAAACACTCATAAAAggggaaaatatttttccaaaatcaATTTCCATCAAAccaaatacaattttttatttttcctttttggtgcTTTTCTATGGTAGCCTCTGTAATTTATTTTAGTAGGAATAGAATCCAATTCAATCATAACATGGTGTTAATCTCCATCATTCtttcattaatattaatataaattgAAGGTTAAAAAGCATtggaaataaaacaattttaatcCTAATGAATATCATATCACATAGATACCGTTTAAGATTTATTAATAAGTCTActaacataataaattttattgaaaatttcagACTTTCTCACATATACTTAATACTTACTACCTTAATTTACTAGTTCACTTGCGTCGATCACAACACAAAATAAGAgagaatttgtgatttttttttgttgttgttgtaatttttgGTAACCTTAGACTTATTGAAGattataagtttttgtaaaaGTTGGTTATTGGAAAACATATCCCCCTTTtgagtctaaccaattttaacCAATTTGTGAAAGAACCAATTTCAATAATTCTAACTGtgttaaaaatttgattttgaagaaACTATTTTTTCACTCGGATATAAATTCAACTCGGTTTGGGGTTTAAAAGTTTAGCAATTTAGACTTCATATATTCAGCTAAGGAGATTTATATCATACCAAACTCAAGAAGATTGCCCCGATCATTATCGACACGAATACCGCTTTTTGATGGGACCTCGTCTCTAAAGGCTCGGAATTTTAGGATGACATATTAGGGTGAAAGTCTTTGAAGGTTTAAGGTTGCTAAGAAGatgattaccaaaaaaaaaggttgctAAGAAGATTGGGAACATTGTTTCACACCACAGGCAAGGGATAGGCAATCCAAACTGCCCATTTGAATGTGCTGGGCAAGGTTAAGGACGTAGGAGATTCAAAATGGCCCTACTTACTATAGACTATTTTGGGATTTGATAATTATATCACAAGATTTCAGATTTAATCCATTGAGCCCATTATCTGATGATATACGTACTCTTATTATCTTGTACAGTgttgaattttattataatttataccATATTAACAGCCTATAGTGACCAGTGATGACTAAATTCAAAGATCTTTTTCTAATAAATAcaatagtatttaaaatatttaatgttcactctataaaatttgatttttattataagacaccaagaaatttcttttttggtgtagacaaaattcaaacttaagccccttatttgataataaatttttttactaattgagctaccTAGAACTTAAAAAACCATGCTAGTTAGAAGTTGTGCAATTATCCAAAATTCAGGTTGAGATCATCAGGGTCTGACTAATATTCGTTGGTTAATCCAAAAGAATTGCTCAAAACCAACGCAAACTCAAGTTTCAGacaaatttattcaaacttttTGACTTCTGTCtctaaaaatgaacaaaaattacATTGTTTTACTAATTATAGAGTATACGTGGCATCCTAGAAAAAAATGGAAGGGTTTGAAAAAATCAATGaagtaaaaacaaatttttttacactaATAGCAAAAAAGACTAGAGAGACAATAACATATTTCTAGGATTACAAATAACAGAATTTTGTTCAAACGATTACAAATAACAGAAGAATTGCAAAGCATGTTCCTATAGGTAGTATTTTCCTGATGATGCAAGTGACAAATACAACACAATTTCCTTCAATGGTTAAAGCTGAATGAGATACATCAATATCTGAGAGCTATAATTGAGAGCTATAATGTTCAATAAAATGTGAACTTCATAATTCTAGAGGAACTCCCCCCCACCACCCTCCCCCACTTTCTAAAAAATCCGACTATATGAGTTGTGTTAATTCGAAGTAAATGGAACAATTGGCTACAAGAAATAGACTGTGCAGTTGGCTGTAAGTGTTCAAGTGTATCCACCTTCCATCAGTCTCCATTCCATCACTCAAATACTATCAATTAGCTATCTAGTCATAAAGGCCTTCATCATACCAAATATCAACCAAGAAGTCTACCATCTCCTGCACAAGTGACCAATCAACCAGATTCACATAAGCACTTCCAAAATCATAGGCGCGCATAATTAAAGTGGCAGTTATAATACAATCTAGACATCCCTTGTCCTAAACTGTAACTACAAATTATTGgttagaaatattttttgggGGTAAAATGGGTAACTCAGAATCAATTTAAAGACATAAATGTGATCTCAGCAATCACCACCAAAAAGAATAAGTTATGCAATGATGTGAGCAGTTCTATCTTTTGCTCTCATTTTGATTTTCAAAGCTTCAAATctaagactctctctctctctctctctctaacacaaacaaacatgtgCACGTCAGCACCTTGTGCTGCTgttataaataaagaaatattcaATACAGGAACATTACATGCATGTATGAATTGTGTGTGTTGAGAAGCTTACAGGTAGAGGAATTCGCTCAGGAAAAGGCTCATTAGTCAAGAGCAGATCTTCATATGCCATAGACCAACTGAAACAAGAAATTTTCCAGATATCTTTCAATCATGTAACTACAGAAAAATGACATTGGAAAAAGACCGTGATGGCCAAAAATATTGAAACagtcacacaaaaaaaagatgCAAATATAAGGGATCAAACCCTTGGCTCGGTGGTTCACAGCCATGTGCTCTAATCCTTTGAGCTACAAGCCCTGCCTATATCTCAGGAGTACCCTAAGAGATGTGAAAGCACATCTCACTTTATAAGAACATTATTTTCAGAGGTGTGATGTGAAAAAGAGTTTCATAATTGGGTTTTTGAACAAGAggactttttcattttttatatatatttgtaggtATGTAAGCAatctttttttccttatctAAGCTGCAACAGGATCCTCATTTGGTGACACTAGGTCTGATAATgaagatgaataaaaaaaaactcaccaataagaaaaaaaaaaaagaaaaaaaaaatagagaagctGAATCATCCTTTTGTTTTTGCTAGTGCCATATATTTTTCTCACAGTTGGTTTCTAGCCCAAGAAAAGGAGGGTTGTGGTCGGTTGACGGCTAGCGTACAATTTAGTCAATCTATTATGAATCACCATTTTGTTTATACTCACTACCTATGCTTCAAAGAAGTAAGaccaaaaaagtaattttgagTTTGCAAGTCCACAGATTTTAGTTCAGGCTTCAGAATAACACATCCCTCAATCTCAATGACTATTTGcttatgattctcaaaaaataaaaataaaagactatTTGCTTAAATAGTAAAATGTCTTTAAGCATATAGATAGTATAACATCTTTAACATTGACTACTGTCACTGATCCCATTGTATCAAAAGAAGCATTGGGAAAAGTATATACCTTATAATTGGGTCCTTTGCCTTTCTTTTTGGTTGTCGAGATGGATCCCCCATCCACTTTCTTCTACTCTCTTGCCAGGAAATTGCAGCTACATCACACATTCAGCCTGATTACTCTTCAGAGAACaatatttgaataataaatttcagtagttataaaaatatttaaaaaatgcagaatagaaaagaaaaggcaacaGTAAAGTGCACTCTTGGTCTTCATAATAATGTTGCTATTTCATGCTTATTCTTCAAATGTAGCAATGTTACACTTCAATGTTTAACTTCATTTCAATTTCACTCTTTCATTCAAATATGTTTTGGTCAAGTTAACAAAGTTAAGTCATAAGAAAGTCATGTGACGGAAATTGCCATTTAAGGAAGTCATAACAAAGTTATGCCTATTGGCCCACATCAATAGAATTTTGTTTATAAGCAATCAAAAtttattaggaaaaagaaaaaaagaaggcaaaacCCTAGTATATGGGAGGtatacaagaaagaaaagacaaacTAGGATATAATTTTGCATTGATAGAGCAAAAATTAGCAGTGCGAGCTTCCTAATAATAGCACAATGTCAAAAGAGATGACTAATTGTCTCCCCATTTGGTTTGCACATGTAACACCAATCAACAATGATTATCTTGTTGATGAGGTGCCAGAAAGCAACTCCTCTCTAGCAATTAACCTGCATGTCTTGCTGGAAACTGCACCCTCTCCCACATTGGTTTTGATCATTGAAGGATTTGGATCTCCAAGTCTGATAATGTACAATCTCACTAGTGACTTTTTGTGAGAATATGGCAGGCTTGGTTCTCATGGAAGACTAGCTATTGAGTTTTGGTAAGGGAAAAGTGACAAAAATGGGAAGCTCTACAGCACAAACCTGACAAGGTTTAGGCATGAGCTTGGGGTAGTGGTGGGCCACAGGAGAAGTAGGATTGGATGGTGTGGGGTCAGGGGTTGGAAGGGTTGAAGGAAGAGGAGTGAGAGGATGGAAGGGAGAAACCTCTTTCTTTGTTAATTAGaaattatacaatttaattgaacttaaaaaataaaaaataaaaattaattttttaattaactaAACCATGTAGACTATTTGTCTCCACCGAATGCACGTCAGCAATTTTAGTCACATAGCTAACATATGACTTAACTCCAATacctttttttaaatggatttgGACCGGAGGACTAACTTGAAACAAAGCTAGAAATTGGAGGAAAACATCACTGCAATTGACAGAATAGGATTATGATACTACATATATATGATACTAccttgttttgtgttttaacttttaactagCATCTTCAGCACAAGATCACCCAAATCAAAAGACTTACCATGATTGACAAATACGGAAGTGCCCATATCTTTTTCTTTGGACTGATTTTCTTTATCAGTACATGTAGAATGCTCTGAAGGTTGCGTCCTATTGCGACGGAAACTTCCAGTATTTTGCTCCATTGTCTCCGAACTGAATGAACATTCCCTTCTGCAATGACACAATGGAAGTTGACAACAGTTCCTTTTAAGAAGCCCTCTTAAGGTTCTATCAACAGATATGGCCATGTGGAATACAGGGAGGTGACAAAACAGCTAATGCTCAACATAAAGTAGCTCTTCAGTGCTATGGACATGTCaaggaaggaaagaaagaaaacaacatggAGAATCTTAACATGAAAACTATACATGTTAGTAAATTATGAAATGTGGGAAAACTTGGTAGATTCTCCCAAAATGAGAAATTCATAAATCAAGcaaaacataaattttacaTATGTTTGATTctaatttttcatattaatttcTAAATGTTTTCACAGAATGTGCAATTTAATTGCAAACATCCCAAGAATTTCAACACCCCGGCACCCTAGAAAAGACAAAGATGACATGAGCTCCATCTTATGAACCACATTTTCCTTATTAGTAAATTCATAGTTGTTATTAATTCCCCAACAGTAGCAAACTTGTAATTAAGCTTAATGACAAattaacaccccccccccccccacaccccCCCCAAAAGCACCAACCCCACTACTtatccaaaacaacaaaaaaccaaaaaagaaagaaaatgccAATGCCAATGGCAATAGCTATTACGCCTTCATTGGCCAAAGGAAATGCTTGGTACTATTCTTTGAAAGATAATCATTCACGAAGTTCATTTCTACCTCCATCACTGACTCCTTCTTCATTTACTTTCCCAGAAATTGGTTTTTCCTTTCGGTAAGAACTTCCATCCAAACAGATATCACTGATCAGTTCACTGAACCGTATAATCTGATTTTCATCAAATTCCAAATAGATAAAAATGACTCCCAAGGCCACCCAATACCCCAAATTTTGGATCAAGTGTCAAATGTCCTGAGAGATAGAAAGTTTCTTGAGATAAAAATCAGACTTAGAAGGTACTAAAGCTACTTCTCAATACAACAAGTGTATCATCCATCGTCACACTGCTAGTCTCATTATTATACTCTCTACAACCATGtaaaactttttcatttttttttttttttaaaaatctcagACACCTATGCATCTCCACAATACAATCTAGACCATCGCTCATTGTCCAATTAGCCTCTACTACTTGCTAAAGATAGAAAAATAGTAACTTCCCAACAAGCAACTGCAAGCATTAATTTTCATACTTTCTATCTTCTATAAACTCTGGCACATTCAAATGCAAGAACCCATTTCCTTGTTTGACACAAGCACAATTTATGGTAAAGCTAAAGCTTTCATTACTCTCCCCATCTATAACTAATAAAAAAGCTTGACAATCATTGCTTGTTCAACACAGATCCAAATGTTAGATAAACAGAGCGGATTCCCTTTTCCACATAACCCATACCATgtgaaaaccaaaataaaaaataaatacaaattaacccaccaaaaaaaaaaaaaaaaactgtcatatCCATTCATCTCTGAGCTAAGATTCTAGACAAATTCCTTATCGAAAATGTCAAGCATTGTTTACaaaaccaaattgaagaatTATTTGATTCAAGAATTCATCTTTTAGTTTCCAAGATGCAAATCAGAAATCTTTATTCCTTTACCAAATTGATTCAGGAATCTTGAATCTCATATTTCTCAATTTCAACTTAACATTTAACTTCTAAGTTATAAATTACCTGAAAAAACAAAACTTCTGCAAGAAAAACGAGGAAGAAGGAAACATCACCAAGATTACACACAAcatatttaacttttaataataaaaataaaaataaaaatctaaaaacaacAAGTACGAGCCTAAACCCATGATTCTATTTCAGGGTTTTTTGCAATGCATTTAACCATAATAGTTAAAAATCACACAAACCCATATCATATTTATACACAAACCTTATACTAGTGAAGCAACAActtaagaattaaaataataataataatataaccaaaaaaaaaaaattaagccatACCTTGTCGTGCACATTTTACAGAATCATTTTCTTTTGCAGAGAAATTGatacagagagagaagagagaagagatttTAGAGAAATGGGTTTAGGTGATAATAGGAGACAGAAttagaattaaaatataaaatttgtgaaTTTCTTTGTATGTTTCGtgtttgttttatgttttcCACAGGTTTCTGAATTCTATGTGCCTTTCTGACGTGGATGTGTCTGGAATTGGATAAGTAGGCCATATATAGGTTTTTATATCTATTGGAATGGCAGGAATACCCTCAACCTACatggagaaaaaaattaaaaaaagtaaaatttagtGTAACTTCAGAGGACAATTTGGTCATTTCGTGTTACAAAAGGGAAGAACCTTGCTTGCATTTgggattttaatattttactttttaaggaaaaaaaaatcagtttttatgtattttattattgcACGGCCAACATCTATGCCGCA from Castanea sativa cultivar Marrone di Chiusa Pesio chromosome 6, ASM4071231v1 includes:
- the LOC142640478 gene encoding uncharacterized protein LOC142640478 encodes the protein MCTTRRECSFSSETMEQNTGSFRRNRTQPSEHSTCTDKENQSKEKDMGTSVFVNHAAISWQESRRKWMGDPSRQPKRKAKDPIISWSMAYEDLLLTNEPFPERIPLPEMVDFLVDIWYDEGLYD